One Archangium violaceum genomic window, CCTGGGATGAGCCGCGCGGTCTTCCGTCCGGTGAGCTCGAGGGGTGCGGACACGTCCTTGTCTCCGTGGATGACCAGGGTCGGGAGCTTGATGCGAGGCAACTCGGCCCGGAAGTCCGTCGTGGTGCTGGAGCGGTTGCATTCGATGACGGCCTTCATCGAGCACTGCCGCATCAGGCTCATGATCCACTCCACCATCTCGGGCGACGTCTCCTCGGTGACGAACGGACGGGCGTTGTCGGCCAGCCACTTCGGAAAATCCCGAAGCATCAACTGGTCGCGGACGTACTCGAAGACGCTCGCGTCGATCCCCTCCGGATTGTCCGCTGTCTTCAGTGGAAACGGCGTGGCCGCCGGAGCGACGAAGACGAGGCGCGCAATCCGGCCGGCACCGTGGCGCGTCAGGTAGCGGACCAGCTCGCCGCTGGCCATGGAGTGGCCTACGAGTGTGACCTCGCGCAGGTCGAGCGCCTCGAGCACGAACGCCAGGTCATCCGCCAGCGTGTCATAATCATACCCGCGCCCCGGGTCACTGGAGCGGCCATGCCCACGCCGGTCGTAGGCGACGCAGCGAAGACCCTGCTCGGACAAGGGGACCATCTGGTAGTTCCACATGTCCGAGCAGAGCGCCCAGCCAGAGAGGAAGACGACCGGCCTGCCCGTGCCCCAATCCCTGTAGAACAGGTCAACGCCGTCGCGAGTCAGGATGTTGTGTCTCTTCATGACATCACCTCGGTTGAAGTCCGGAAACCCGTCAGGCCAGCGCCGCGCTCGAGTGCCTCAGTCCGGCGAACTGCAACCCGGCGAAGAGGGCGACCGCCAGCGCCTGCACCACGGTGAAGAGATAGCCCCAGAGCGTCGGCGAGACCCATCCGGTCGTCAGGAGCAGGAGACTGTCGATGGCCCACAGCAGGTTGTAGCCCACGATTCCCCAGACGAGGGGACGAGGGGCGCGGGGCCGCACGGCGAGGAACACCAGCAGGGCCGCGAAGGGGAGCAGGCTGAAACCCGCGGTCCGCAGCAAGGTGGTCTGCAGCCCCAGCAATTGGCTCAGGGGACCGGCGGCGGCGAACATCAGGACGCCCGTGGCTCCACTGACGACTCCGTCGGCGAGCAGTGCACGGCCCAGCAGGGTGTTCGAAACGGTCGTTGCGCTCATGTGTGTCCTCGATTGGGATGGGTTCGCTTCAAGACCCAAGGTGCGCCGCGCCGGTTCCGGTGTCGATTACGTGGGAGGTAATTGGTGGCACTACGTCCCGGCCCTATCTTCGGGGCATGACGCTCCCAAGCCGCCCCGTCGGAGAAATGCTGCGCGTCTGGCGCCAGCGACGCTCTCTCAGTCAGCTCGACCTGGCCTGCCGTGCGGACGTCTCCGCCCGGCATGTCAGCTTCCTCGAGACCGGCCGGTCGAAGCCGAGCCGGGAGATGCTGCTCCACCTCTCCGAGGAGCTCGACATCCCCCTGCGCGAGCGCAACGCGCTGCTGATCGCCGCGGGGTTCGCGCCCGTCTATTCCGAGGAGAGCCTCGATGCACCCGCTCTCCGGGCCGCACGGGAGGCGGTCGACCTGGTCCTCTCCGGGCACGAGCCCTACCCCGCGTTGGCCGTGGATCGACACTGGACCTTGATGACCGCCAACCGCGCCGTCGGCGTGCTCCTCGCAGAGGTCTCGCCCGAGCTGCTCCAGCCCCCCGTCAACGTCCTCCGGCTCAGCCTGCACCCCGACGGCCTCGGCCGGAACATCGTCAATCTCGAGCAGTGGAGGACCCACGTGCTCACGCGGCTCCAGCGACAGATCGACGTCTCCGCCGATGAGACCCTCGCCGCGCTCCACAAGGAGCTCCGCGAAGGCACCACGTATGGCGGAGCATCTCAGCCCGGTGGGCCCGCCCGAGAACAGGACCTCGCGGGAGTGGTCGTGCCGATGCGGTTGAAGACCCGGTACGGGGAGCTGTCACTCTTCAGCACCACGACCGTCTTCGGCACCCCCATCGACATCACCCTCTCCGAACTGGCGATCGAATCCTTCTTCCCCGCGGATCGGCCCACCGCCGAGTTGCTGCGGCGGCTCGCCGAGAACGGTGCACGCACGGACGCGTGACGGCGCCACGCAGAGGCCGCCAGCCCC contains:
- a CDS encoding alpha/beta fold hydrolase; its protein translation is MKRHNILTRDGVDLFYRDWGTGRPVVFLSGWALCSDMWNYQMVPLSEQGLRCVAYDRRGHGRSSDPGRGYDYDTLADDLAFVLEALDLREVTLVGHSMASGELVRYLTRHGAGRIARLVFVAPAATPFPLKTADNPEGIDASVFEYVRDQLMLRDFPKWLADNARPFVTEETSPEMVEWIMSLMRQCSMKAVIECNRSSTTTDFRAELPRIKLPTLVIHGDKDVSAPLELTGRKTARLIPGSRLEVYEGAPHGLFVTHMDRLNADLLAFARTEG
- a CDS encoding helix-turn-helix domain-containing protein, with product MLRVWRQRRSLSQLDLACRADVSARHVSFLETGRSKPSREMLLHLSEELDIPLRERNALLIAAGFAPVYSEESLDAPALRAAREAVDLVLSGHEPYPALAVDRHWTLMTANRAVGVLLAEVSPELLQPPVNVLRLSLHPDGLGRNIVNLEQWRTHVLTRLQRQIDVSADETLAALHKELREGTTYGGASQPGGPAREQDLAGVVVPMRLKTRYGELSLFSTTTVFGTPIDITLSELAIESFFPADRPTAELLRRLAENGARTDA